A genomic segment from Nitratiruptor sp. YY08-10 encodes:
- a CDS encoding nitrite/sulfite reductase yields MIEKLQKIYEQRSKKINKVEKVKASMSPKEAYERLLEASRKGYDSLTKEEKSVFLKYFGLFDKNEFTPKQFMLRVRIPGGRLTPNQAKVLGEVAKEFGKDYIDLTTRMQVELRHIDIEDVPAIFAKLESVGITTYQTGIDNLRNIVTDPLDGLAFDNFFESFPILEQMQELFLKKESWIGSLPRKFNTSITSSITNRCNAYGHDACFVLAIKDGIYGYNVYLGGKVGKIAKNANIFLQADEVVPFYENLIKLYQTYGFRDNRNKNRLYFLIEAIGMDAFRAALEEFSQKELTTAGETLCKMEHFDNNQGSVQLKNGSFALHAIVPGGIFSGTDMMEAATIAQENGGEIRLSVEQNLYITNITDRSFMLSKPFFQKYKNIHSPYFNNLVACAGKNECSFGVIPNKPDAIAMADFLTKEVPLQNSKIRMYWSGCVKGCGLHEWGDIGFVGAKAKENGAIVHGVDILLGGSLAKGEGAQTILKAIPLGYAKNLIKQLMIEYKNHKKPGEHFEKYFERALQPFSKGAIGFLMLFNALLEKEGLSYRFSLANHKPIGKFEPLEIFDFGNEIYRNITTEKAYLEIYNFQPVGSAKPIHPKKIKPELPETIADIVYTMVHPNPNERYQVFSEIFTDITL; encoded by the coding sequence ATGATAGAAAAGCTACAAAAAATATATGAGCAACGAAGCAAAAAAATAAACAAAGTAGAAAAAGTCAAAGCCTCGATGTCACCAAAAGAGGCTTATGAGAGACTTTTGGAAGCAAGTCGAAAGGGATATGATTCGCTTACAAAAGAGGAGAAGTCAGTCTTTTTAAAATATTTCGGACTCTTTGACAAAAACGAATTCACTCCAAAGCAGTTTATGCTAAGAGTGCGCATTCCTGGCGGAAGACTTACTCCAAACCAAGCAAAAGTTTTAGGTGAAGTGGCAAAAGAGTTTGGCAAAGACTATATCGATCTTACAACCAGGATGCAAGTAGAGCTTCGCCATATTGACATTGAAGATGTACCGGCAATTTTTGCAAAGCTCGAAAGCGTTGGTATCACAACCTATCAAACAGGTATCGATAATCTTAGAAATATTGTAACCGATCCTTTGGATGGCTTAGCCTTTGATAACTTTTTTGAAAGTTTTCCTATATTAGAGCAGATGCAAGAGCTCTTTTTGAAAAAAGAGAGCTGGATCGGCTCGCTTCCAAGAAAGTTCAACACCTCCATCACCTCTTCCATCACGAATCGATGTAACGCATACGGACACGATGCCTGTTTTGTACTGGCCATAAAAGATGGCATCTATGGATATAATGTTTATTTAGGTGGAAAAGTCGGCAAAATCGCCAAAAATGCCAATATTTTTTTACAAGCCGATGAGGTAGTTCCCTTTTATGAAAACCTCATTAAGCTTTATCAAACCTATGGCTTTCGGGACAACAGAAACAAAAACAGGCTCTACTTTTTGATAGAGGCTATTGGAATGGATGCTTTTCGAGCAGCTTTAGAGGAGTTTAGTCAAAAGGAGCTTACAACAGCTGGAGAGACACTGTGTAAGATGGAGCATTTTGATAACAACCAGGGAAGCGTACAGCTCAAAAATGGCTCTTTTGCTCTGCATGCAATTGTTCCTGGTGGTATATTCAGTGGAACTGATATGATGGAAGCCGCTACCATAGCACAAGAAAATGGTGGAGAGATTCGACTCAGTGTTGAACAAAATCTCTACATTACCAATATCACCGACCGATCATTCATGCTTTCAAAGCCATTTTTTCAAAAATATAAAAATATCCACTCACCCTATTTCAACAATCTTGTAGCCTGTGCAGGAAAAAATGAGTGTAGCTTTGGCGTTATTCCAAATAAACCGGATGCTATTGCGATGGCAGATTTTTTAACAAAAGAGGTTCCCTTGCAAAACTCTAAAATACGCATGTATTGGAGTGGATGCGTAAAGGGTTGCGGACTACACGAGTGGGGTGATATCGGCTTTGTCGGAGCAAAAGCAAAAGAGAACGGTGCAATTGTTCATGGAGTGGATATTTTACTTGGAGGCAGTCTCGCTAAAGGCGAAGGTGCACAAACTATCCTAAAAGCAATTCCCCTTGGCTATGCAAAAAATTTGATCAAACAGCTTATGATAGAATACAAAAACCACAAAAAGCCCGGTGAACATTTTGAAAAGTACTTTGAAAGAGCACTACAACCATTTTCAAAAGGAGCTATCGGCTTTTTGATGCTGTTTAACGCTTTGCTTGAAAAAGAGGGCTTATCCTATCGATTTAGCCTGGCCAACCATAAGCCAATCGGTAAATTTGAGCCATTGGAAATTTTTGATTTTGGAAACGAAATCTATCGAAATATCACCACTGAAAAAGCCTATCTTGAAATATACAATTTTCAGCCGGTTGGATCAGCCAAGCCAATCCATCCAAAAAAAATAAAACCAGAACTTCCGGAAACTATAGCAGACATCGTTTATACCATGGTTCACCCAAATCCAAATGAGCGGTATCAGGTATTTAGTGAAATTTTTACCGACATTACTCTTTAA
- a CDS encoding molybdopterin oxidoreductase family protein: protein MIQKIKDFLGFDVKQAENAMADDPIFGKVPKAKKPDFWVRSTCGYCGVGCGLYIGVKDKKAVFTKGDPTHPVNIGTLCPKGLSENQMLYAQNRVLYPKIKKGGRLENVGWNEAFSEAAKRIKTIQSTYGKNSFAVISTGQLLTEEFYALGKFVQLGLDTRNYDGNTTLCMASAVSGYKQSFGSDGPVASYADIAKAEVVFVVGANLADNHPIIVHHLMKNRNNKTVVVIDPRRSKTSQLADIYLPIKPRTDLALFNGLAYIIWEQGWFDEKFITSRTNGWSEFVKHIQSYKPAEVAHLTGIDTKTLYRLAQLFANNKSLICWTMGINQSAQGTDTVSAINNLALMTGNIGKEGTGAFSITGQCNAMGTREFGFTSSIPGYRKFESHQDRKEFAKLIDVPVEWIPDSRGYKYAEIIEAIEKEEIKGLWVICTNPLVSFPNQKRLRKALQKLNFLLVQDAFMSDTAQIADIVFAAATWGEKEGCYTNSERRCNKANKAVEPPAMSKSDFDIVLEFSKYFQRHERLFGGWKEPKDAFEEIRKISRGRLCDYSGMNYEKIESLGGIQWPCNEQYPNGCKRLYGEDMKFMHKDGKARFICAEFKPLEEAPNKEFPFILNTGRTVEHFHTRTKTGQIKILNDLAPQAWIDINPKDAKKLGVKNYDRVWLTSPRGKVENLIVRVTQLVAPGTVFVPFHYNTQLINTLTQSLFDPISGEPNYKQTAVQIHSKKCPGGITPTVKIAGELALDRKETKQKVTVKEEQR, encoded by the coding sequence ATGATACAAAAAATAAAAGACTTTTTAGGATTTGATGTAAAACAAGCTGAAAATGCAATGGCAGATGATCCCATATTTGGAAAAGTACCAAAAGCGAAAAAGCCCGATTTTTGGGTGAGATCGACCTGCGGATATTGTGGGGTTGGATGCGGACTTTATATTGGTGTGAAAGATAAAAAAGCCGTCTTTACCAAAGGAGATCCTACCCATCCAGTCAATATCGGCACTCTTTGTCCAAAGGGGCTGAGCGAGAATCAGATGCTCTATGCACAAAATAGAGTCCTTTATCCAAAGATAAAAAAAGGTGGACGCCTCGAAAATGTTGGCTGGAATGAAGCTTTCAGTGAAGCGGCAAAGCGTATCAAAACAATACAGTCAACCTATGGTAAAAACAGTTTTGCAGTCATTTCAACCGGACAGCTTTTAACTGAAGAGTTTTACGCTCTTGGAAAATTTGTGCAATTGGGATTAGATACCAGAAACTATGATGGCAATACGACACTTTGCATGGCAAGTGCGGTAAGCGGATACAAGCAAAGCTTTGGAAGCGATGGACCGGTTGCAAGTTACGCAGATATTGCAAAAGCAGAAGTTGTTTTTGTCGTTGGAGCAAATTTGGCGGACAATCACCCAATCATCGTCCATCATTTGATGAAAAACAGAAACAATAAAACAGTTGTGGTCATTGATCCAAGACGCAGCAAAACAAGCCAGCTTGCTGATATTTATCTGCCAATCAAACCAAGAACAGATCTGGCACTTTTTAATGGCTTAGCCTACATCATCTGGGAGCAGGGATGGTTTGATGAGAAGTTTATCACATCAAGAACTAATGGCTGGAGCGAATTTGTCAAACATATCCAATCATACAAGCCGGCTGAAGTTGCTCACCTTACAGGTATTGATACAAAGACGCTGTATCGATTGGCACAGCTTTTTGCAAACAATAAAAGCCTCATTTGCTGGACGATGGGTATCAACCAATCAGCACAAGGCACCGATACAGTCAGTGCGATCAATAATTTAGCTCTTATGACAGGCAATATCGGCAAAGAGGGAACGGGAGCTTTTAGCATAACCGGTCAGTGCAACGCCATGGGAACAAGAGAGTTTGGATTTACCTCATCGATTCCTGGATATAGAAAGTTTGAAAGTCATCAAGATAGAAAAGAGTTTGCAAAACTCATCGATGTACCAGTTGAGTGGATACCGGACTCCAGAGGCTACAAATATGCCGAAATTATTGAAGCGATAGAAAAAGAGGAGATCAAAGGACTTTGGGTTATATGCACCAATCCGCTTGTAAGTTTTCCAAATCAAAAGCGGCTTAGAAAAGCTTTACAAAAACTAAATTTCTTGCTTGTGCAAGATGCATTTATGAGTGATACCGCACAAATCGCAGATATTGTATTTGCAGCAGCTACATGGGGCGAAAAGGAAGGATGCTATACCAACAGTGAGCGACGCTGTAACAAAGCCAACAAAGCAGTTGAGCCTCCCGCTATGAGTAAGAGTGACTTTGATATCGTTTTGGAGTTTAGCAAATATTTTCAAAGGCATGAAAGACTCTTTGGAGGATGGAAAGAGCCAAAAGATGCCTTTGAAGAGATAAGAAAGATTAGTAGAGGCAGACTTTGTGATTATAGTGGCATGAACTATGAAAAGATCGAATCCCTTGGAGGAATCCAGTGGCCTTGCAATGAACAGTATCCCAATGGCTGTAAAAGGCTTTATGGTGAAGATATGAAGTTTATGCACAAAGATGGCAAGGCGCGATTTATCTGTGCCGAGTTTAAGCCACTGGAAGAGGCGCCAAACAAAGAGTTTCCATTTATTCTCAATACCGGTCGAACTGTGGAGCATTTTCATACCAGAACCAAAACAGGCCAAATCAAAATATTAAACGATTTGGCACCCCAGGCCTGGATCGATATCAATCCAAAAGATGCAAAAAAGCTTGGAGTCAAAAACTACGATAGAGTCTGGCTCACAAGTCCTAGAGGCAAAGTAGAAAATCTCATTGTTCGAGTAACCCAGCTTGTCGCCCCTGGAACGGTATTTGTGCCATTTCACTATAACACGCAGCTTATCAATACGCTGACTCAATCCCTTTTTGATCCGATCAGCGGTGAGCCAAACTACAAACAAACCGCCGTACAGATTCACTCAAAGAAGTGTCCAGGAGGTATTACGCCAACTGTAAAAATAGCAGGAGAACTTGCGCTTGATAGAAAAGAAACCAAGCAAAAAGTAACTGTAAAAGAGGAGCAGCGATGA
- a CDS encoding DmsC/YnfH family molybdoenzyme membrane anchor subunit — translation MSAVESFINYKATTGMQCGSYSIDLPPLKENEQYRFHFDATKCIGCHCCEVACNEQNNNPAEVKWRRVGEVEGGEFPNVLQMFLSMSCNHCIDPACLKGCPTNSYIKIDNGIVIHDDEACIGCQYCTWNCPYDVPVFDTKRHIVTKCHMCYERIEVNQTPACVQACPEGAIEIEVVNIDEWLDGKIDQEANAPGLIDARVTGSTTRFTLPENLPEKLEPMDKDLIKPAHKEWPLVFMTVFTQISLIGFGAIFLGDLASKFTTLPSPSFTMAFVIFMLSAIGLPLSALHLGRPFKALSAMKNIKTSWLSKEAAALGVFTGGMGIVALLYYFHIDGFFRLFLEALILGIGIYGIYAQSMIYRIPAKPTWNTVLTTYTFFTTGYIATTLLALVAIIQGWSEVANILLVFTILLGAMHLYLFLESQKLYEKNNYQIQKAKKLLQSSFANLYRFRKSSLPIAALLLPLLSIIALNAGSIGFAFLFVLSAVLLGFASEIVGRLLFYTTAIKTGMPGNFFAGAQRP, via the coding sequence ATGAGTGCAGTTGAGAGTTTTATCAACTATAAAGCCACTACCGGTATGCAGTGTGGGAGCTACTCCATCGATCTGCCGCCACTCAAAGAGAATGAGCAGTATCGTTTCCATTTTGATGCAACCAAATGTATCGGATGCCACTGCTGTGAAGTGGCGTGCAATGAGCAAAACAACAATCCAGCCGAAGTTAAATGGAGAAGAGTCGGAGAGGTTGAAGGTGGAGAATTTCCAAATGTTTTGCAGATGTTTTTATCGATGAGCTGCAACCACTGCATCGATCCGGCATGTCTCAAAGGCTGTCCTACAAACAGCTACATAAAAATAGACAACGGTATCGTTATACACGATGATGAAGCCTGCATCGGATGCCAATACTGCACCTGGAACTGTCCCTATGATGTCCCCGTTTTTGATACGAAGCGCCATATCGTCACAAAGTGCCATATGTGCTATGAGCGTATTGAAGTCAACCAGACACCGGCCTGCGTGCAAGCCTGCCCTGAAGGAGCCATCGAGATAGAGGTTGTCAATATCGATGAATGGTTGGACGGAAAAATCGATCAAGAAGCAAATGCACCGGGGCTTATTGATGCAAGAGTAACCGGATCTACCACAAGATTTACTCTTCCTGAAAATTTGCCTGAAAAGCTTGAGCCTATGGACAAAGATCTCATCAAACCAGCCCACAAAGAGTGGCCGCTTGTCTTTATGACGGTCTTTACCCAAATCAGTCTCATTGGATTCGGAGCCATTTTTTTAGGTGATCTTGCAAGTAAATTCACCACTTTGCCAAGCCCAAGTTTTACAATGGCTTTTGTTATTTTTATGCTTAGTGCCATAGGTCTACCTCTATCGGCTCTGCATCTTGGGCGCCCTTTCAAGGCATTAAGTGCAATGAAAAATATCAAAACCTCATGGCTTAGCAAAGAAGCCGCAGCCCTTGGCGTTTTTACAGGAGGTATGGGTATTGTTGCGCTGCTTTATTACTTTCATATCGATGGATTTTTTCGCCTTTTTCTTGAAGCACTCATCCTTGGTATAGGAATCTATGGGATATATGCCCAATCGATGATCTATAGGATTCCGGCCAAACCAACCTGGAATACTGTTTTGACAACCTATACCTTTTTTACAACAGGCTACATTGCAACAACTCTTTTAGCTCTTGTGGCAATTATTCAAGGATGGAGTGAAGTAGCCAATATTTTGCTTGTCTTTACAATTTTGCTTGGAGCCATGCACCTATATCTCTTCTTGGAATCACAAAAATTGTATGAAAAAAACAACTACCAGATCCAAAAAGCAAAAAAGCTTCTACAAAGCAGTTTTGCAAATCTGTACAGATTTAGAAAATCCTCTTTGCCAATAGCTGCGCTCCTTTTGCCACTTCTATCCATAATTGCACTCAATGCAGGTTCAATCGGTTTTGCCTTTTTGTTTGTATTATCGGCAGTGCTTTTGGGATTTGCAAGCGAAATAGTGGGGAGACTCCTTTTTTATACAACGGCCATCAAAACAGGAATGCCGGGCAACTTTTTTGCTGGTGCTCAGAGACCATAA
- a CDS encoding bifunctional protein-serine/threonine kinase/phosphatase yields MSYRLSAFGLAKGKELQSDDAYGVKRCDDIVIGVLCDGVGSALGGRDAAQRVVSYMLNNFKQRPRSWSIEKSLEIFIKNINTILYQESLAQFERPELLTTLSIVIIQGNRLYGANVGDSPIFLLRDGMLQKLSFDHVEENSNILLQALGMEKEVEPYFFENFIHPKDRILLCSDGVTAVLDENELQTRSRFDAASIIKYASKKVDDNLPDDTSVVVIEINELDKKSTLKQLNLPIPKSLQKDQIIDGYRLLKPLNGITWLVENKGKKYVMKFAAATDDQEQLDLFIQEAWNATRLEAGFFPKAVIPKKRSYRYYIMEYIEGETLTKRIKKRPLHVDEAIDLGKFLLKSAQYLLKYNLVHGDIKPENIIIALKNEKPIFKLIDFGSIVEIFSIANKAGTPSFLAPERFRGEAISESSEIFAIGVTLYLALTKHYPYGEIEPFQKPTFKKPKPVTHFNKKVPLWLESIILRAIERDKKRRYKHYSEMMYELENPQKVKPYFDPSASLIEREPVKVYKAAFIISFFINCILLFALLK; encoded by the coding sequence ATGAGTTATAGACTCAGCGCCTTTGGTCTTGCCAAAGGCAAAGAGCTTCAAAGCGATGATGCTTACGGCGTAAAAAGATGTGATGATATTGTCATAGGGGTGCTTTGCGATGGAGTGGGTAGCGCCCTTGGAGGCAGGGATGCCGCACAAAGAGTGGTCAGCTACATGCTCAACAATTTCAAGCAGCGACCAAGAAGCTGGAGCATTGAAAAATCGCTGGAGATTTTTATCAAAAATATCAATACTATCTTATACCAAGAGTCTTTGGCCCAGTTTGAGCGTCCAGAGCTTTTAACCACGCTTAGTATTGTCATTATTCAGGGCAATCGTCTCTATGGAGCCAATGTAGGAGATAGCCCTATTTTTTTGCTTCGAGATGGCATGTTGCAAAAACTCTCTTTTGATCACGTTGAAGAGAACTCCAATATTCTTTTGCAGGCTCTTGGAATGGAAAAAGAGGTAGAACCATACTTTTTTGAAAATTTTATTCATCCAAAAGATAGGATATTGCTTTGCAGTGATGGAGTTACGGCAGTTTTAGATGAAAATGAATTGCAAACAAGAAGTAGATTTGATGCTGCGTCTATTATTAAGTATGCTAGCAAAAAGGTAGACGATAATCTCCCTGATGATACAAGTGTAGTTGTCATTGAGATCAATGAGCTGGATAAAAAAAGCACTCTAAAGCAATTGAATCTCCCTATTCCAAAAAGCCTTCAAAAAGATCAAATCATTGATGGATATAGACTTTTAAAGCCTTTGAATGGGATAACATGGCTTGTTGAAAACAAAGGAAAAAAATATGTAATGAAATTTGCTGCAGCAACTGATGATCAAGAACAGCTCGATCTATTCATACAAGAAGCATGGAATGCCACGAGACTCGAGGCCGGTTTTTTCCCAAAAGCCGTTATTCCAAAAAAAAGAAGCTATCGATACTATATTATGGAATATATAGAGGGTGAGACACTGACCAAACGGATCAAAAAACGCCCTTTACATGTAGATGAAGCGATCGATCTTGGCAAATTTTTGCTCAAAAGCGCCCAGTATCTTCTCAAATACAACCTCGTTCATGGAGATATCAAGCCTGAAAATATCATTATTGCGCTCAAAAACGAAAAACCGATCTTTAAACTGATCGATTTTGGCTCAATTGTTGAGATCTTTTCCATAGCTAACAAAGCCGGCACTCCAAGCTTTTTGGCTCCCGAACGTTTCAGGGGTGAAGCGATCAGTGAATCAAGTGAAATTTTTGCAATAGGAGTAACGCTTTATCTAGCTCTAACTAAGCACTATCCATACGGTGAGATAGAACCATTTCAAAAACCAACTTTCAAAAAGCCAAAACCAGTAACCCATTTTAATAAAAAAGTACCTCTTTGGTTGGAGTCCATTATTTTAAGAGCAATTGAGCGGGATAAAAAGAGACGCTACAAGCACTACAGCGAAATGATGTATGAGCTTGAAAATCCCCAAAAGGTCAAACCCTATTTTGATCCATCTGCGTCACTGATAGAGAGAGAACCAGTAAAAGTTTACAAAGCTGCATTCATTATCTCTTTTTTCATCAACTGCATTCTTCTATTTGCATTGCTCAAATAA
- a CDS encoding nitrate/nitrite transporter encodes MRLDELKTAGHFPTLIAAFLYFDFSFMVWTMLGPLATEIASSLAKHGYIVDANQKATMLAIPILGGAILRIVLGFLVDNIGAKKTAIIAQLIVIASLFYAFFRGESITYTELLMVAVGLGFAGASFAVALPQAGQWYPPRLQGVVLGLAGAGNIGVVIDYIFAPKIAEIWGWPAVFLVGGILSTIILVTYIIMAKDAPPEVYTPRKKKLSDYIKLLQDKDTWWFSLFYAVSFGGFVGFANYMKVYLMDVYKNEMAQIGLQLLNEPNVQVIAGYFGALCIFSGAMLRPVGGAIADKMGGVKSLYIFYGAVALLALLNATVVHNFYMAIVVLFLIMASLGMANGAVFQLVPQRFGKDMGIMTGIVGCAGGLGGTALVKTLGWSKAAFNSYSTGFFIFAGIAAMAIIGLSMVKTRWRTTWGVHAGGRI; translated from the coding sequence ATGAGACTGGATGAACTCAAAACTGCTGGTCATTTTCCGACACTGATTGCAGCTTTTTTATATTTCGATTTTAGCTTCATGGTGTGGACGATGCTAGGTCCACTTGCAACGGAGATCGCTTCTTCTTTAGCCAAACATGGTTATATAGTTGATGCCAACCAAAAGGCAACGATGCTTGCTATCCCGATACTTGGCGGAGCGATACTGAGAATTGTACTTGGATTTTTGGTTGATAACATTGGAGCCAAAAAGACAGCGATTATCGCTCAGCTCATCGTCATCGCTTCACTTTTTTATGCATTTTTCCGGGGCGAATCGATCACCTATACTGAGCTTTTGATGGTGGCTGTAGGACTTGGATTTGCAGGAGCCAGCTTTGCGGTGGCACTTCCTCAGGCCGGACAGTGGTATCCACCACGTCTGCAAGGCGTTGTTTTGGGACTAGCGGGGGCTGGAAATATAGGCGTGGTGATTGACTATATCTTTGCACCAAAGATCGCTGAGATTTGGGGATGGCCTGCGGTCTTTTTGGTTGGCGGCATTTTATCCACAATTATCCTTGTTACCTATATCATTATGGCAAAGGATGCACCGCCCGAGGTGTATACACCAAGAAAGAAAAAGCTTAGTGACTACATCAAACTTTTGCAAGACAAGGACACTTGGTGGTTTAGCCTCTTTTATGCAGTAAGCTTTGGTGGATTTGTAGGGTTTGCCAACTATATGAAAGTCTATTTGATGGATGTCTATAAAAATGAGATGGCACAAATTGGATTGCAGCTTTTGAATGAGCCAAATGTGCAGGTGATTGCAGGCTATTTCGGGGCTCTTTGTATCTTTTCCGGAGCAATGCTGAGACCTGTTGGTGGGGCAATTGCAGATAAGATGGGTGGCGTGAAATCACTCTATATTTTTTATGGAGCAGTCGCTCTTTTGGCACTTTTGAATGCAACCGTTGTGCACAATTTTTATATGGCTATTGTTGTTCTTTTTCTCATTATGGCAAGTCTTGGCATGGCAAACGGTGCCGTTTTTCAGCTTGTGCCACAAAGGTTCGGTAAAGATATGGGTATAATGACCGGAATTGTTGGGTGTGCCGGAGGACTTGGCGGAACGGCGCTTGTGAAAACGCTTGGATGGAGTAAAGCGGCTTTTAACAGTTACAGCACAGGCTTTTTTATCTTTGCTGGAATCGCCGCTATGGCTATAATTGGGCTTAGTATGGTAAAAACGAGATGGAGAACGACCTGGGGAGTCCATGCAGGAGGAAGAATATAG
- a CDS encoding ammonium transporter has translation MNRFKWFIFLLPSFLLAEDKLNSGDTAWMIVATAFVMLMTPAGLALFYGGMTRAKNVLNTYMMVFIAYVIGSIVWVLWGYSLAFSGDGAVIGDLSKIFLKGVTSDSLSGTYPEFVFIAFQGTFAAITVAIASGSVIERMKFSTWTIFSVLWVTFVYVPITHMVWGGGFLYNEGALDFAGGTVVHMNGGLAGLVLALMLGKRKGFPKEPMKPSSIILTALGAVLLWFGWFGFNAGSEFAADGVAGSALLMTNFAAAVGALTWVIIEWIVYKKPTLLGAATGAVAGLVAITPAAGFAEVLGALIIGAGGSIAGYFGIMLIKRKFKIDDSLDAFGVHFTAGLWGALATGLFALQNLAWDGSPLKDHGDRMAQMWVQVESVVVTMVFTAVMTAIVYFISSLITGGGKVDEDTQTMGLDEAVHGERGFNL, from the coding sequence ATGAATAGGTTCAAGTGGTTCATTTTTCTTTTGCCCTCATTTTTACTGGCAGAAGATAAACTAAACAGCGGGGATACCGCATGGATGATTGTTGCAACTGCATTTGTAATGCTTATGACTCCAGCAGGGCTAGCACTCTTTTATGGTGGTATGACACGGGCCAAAAATGTACTCAATACCTATATGATGGTTTTCATTGCCTATGTAATCGGATCAATCGTTTGGGTACTTTGGGGATACTCTTTAGCCTTTAGTGGTGATGGAGCGGTTATTGGAGATTTGAGTAAAATCTTTTTAAAAGGTGTTACAAGTGATAGTCTTAGTGGAACCTATCCTGAGTTTGTCTTTATTGCCTTTCAAGGGACCTTTGCGGCTATTACAGTTGCGATTGCCAGTGGCTCGGTAATTGAGCGGATGAAGTTTTCAACATGGACGATATTTTCAGTTCTTTGGGTAACGTTTGTATATGTTCCGATTACTCATATGGTATGGGGTGGCGGATTTTTATATAACGAAGGTGCGCTTGATTTCGCAGGTGGGACAGTAGTTCACATGAATGGCGGTTTGGCTGGACTTGTTTTAGCCTTGATGTTAGGAAAGAGAAAAGGATTTCCGAAAGAGCCTATGAAACCATCTTCAATTATTCTAACCGCCCTAGGTGCGGTACTTCTATGGTTTGGATGGTTTGGATTTAATGCTGGAAGTGAGTTTGCGGCTGATGGCGTAGCAGGAAGTGCATTACTTATGACAAATTTTGCGGCGGCAGTGGGGGCGCTAACTTGGGTGATAATCGAATGGATAGTTTATAAGAAGCCAACACTCCTTGGTGCGGCAACCGGTGCGGTGGCTGGACTTGTAGCTATTACTCCAGCAGCAGGATTTGCGGAAGTGCTTGGAGCGCTGATTATCGGTGCTGGCGGAAGTATAGCAGGCTATTTTGGAATTATGCTCATCAAAAGAAAATTCAAAATCGATGATAGTTTGGATGCCTTTGGCGTGCATTTCACAGCTGGACTTTGGGGTGCTTTGGCAACAGGGTTGTTTGCATTACAAAATCTTGCGTGGGATGGAAGTCCTTTGAAAGATCATGGTGATAGAATGGCTCAGATGTGGGTTCAGGTTGAATCGGTTGTCGTAACAATGGTATTTACCGCAGTGATGACAGCTATTGTTTATTTTATTTCATCATTGATTACAGGTGGAGGAAAAGTTGATGAAGATACCCAGACGATGGGTCTTGATGAAGCTGTCCATGGTGAACGCGGATTTAATCTATAA
- a CDS encoding P-II family nitrogen regulator, protein MKKIEAVIKPFKLEDVKEALTEIGIIGMTVTEVKGYGRQQGHSELYRGAEYAVDFLPKIKIELLVSDENVESCIDAIMNSARTGKIGDGKIFVSDIEKAVRIRTGETDEEAL, encoded by the coding sequence ATGAAAAAAATTGAAGCAGTGATCAAGCCGTTTAAACTAGAAGATGTAAAAGAGGCATTGACAGAGATTGGAATAATAGGAATGACCGTAACAGAAGTGAAAGGCTATGGCCGTCAACAAGGTCATAGCGAGCTTTATAGAGGGGCTGAGTATGCAGTCGATTTTCTTCCAAAGATTAAAATAGAACTGTTAGTCAGTGACGAGAACGTAGAATCTTGTATAGATGCGATCATGAATTCTGCACGAACCGGAAAAATAGGTGATGGTAAAATTTTTGTCAGTGATATCGAAAAAGCTGTTCGTATACGTACAGGCGAAACAGACGAAGAGGCTCTTTGA
- a CDS encoding winged helix-turn-helix domain-containing protein has translation MINVAVLGLQQPLQKEFYYYHDEDLFLEDWTKKRFDIVIFHLSYLQTIVDLQKVYDFYRIAVYEHLDYYIYKKVLQYADFVYDFYELWKIPLRVQKLNTQITKLKSNIFQYNDLLFNAETEQLYKDKKPIKLSPGEKELLKLLIKNRDRVLSKVEIVEESETISSLESIKVFVSRLRSLGFEIQNHKNQGYQLKETT, from the coding sequence ATGATAAATGTTGCAGTACTAGGTTTGCAACAGCCTCTTCAAAAAGAGTTTTATTATTATCATGATGAGGATCTTTTTTTAGAAGACTGGACAAAAAAAAGATTTGATATCGTCATTTTTCATCTAAGCTATTTGCAAACAATAGTAGATTTACAAAAAGTGTATGATTTTTACCGCATTGCAGTATATGAACATTTAGACTACTATATATATAAAAAAGTTTTGCAATATGCAGATTTTGTGTATGATTTTTATGAACTATGGAAAATACCTTTACGAGTACAGAAACTCAATACACAAATTACGAAATTAAAAAGCAACATCTTTCAATATAATGATCTTCTATTTAATGCAGAAACTGAGCAACTTTATAAAGATAAAAAACCGATTAAATTATCTCCCGGTGAAAAGGAACTTCTTAAACTCCTTATTAAAAATAGAGATAGAGTACTCTCCAAAGTAGAAATTGTGGAAGAATCTGAGACAATTTCTAGTCTGGAGAGCATTAAAGTGTTTGTATCACGCCTTCGCTCTCTTGGTTTTGAGATACAAAACCATAAAAATCAGGGTTATCAACTAAAGGAGACAACATGA